A region of Paenibacillus sp. 37 DNA encodes the following proteins:
- a CDS encoding S66 peptidase family protein encodes MNNRSIRYPQPLAQGDMIGVAAPSSGVGESLHHYLEESKRNMVRLGFGVMESPSLRHNTKCVSASKEERAEEMNEFFRNPTIQAIIPPWGGEFLMDILPLLDWEALRTLPPKWVMGYSDISTFLFAYTLITGTASAHGTNYVDLRSNALDPVTARWIDVLQTKYGGQITQSSSTHYQSAWKPESPGFNLDTPSRWKQLDHSEDADTDVVFSGRLIGGCMDTITSLIGTPYAPVQSYLDQYCADEGTIWYLESCEMNAGDIYRHLWQMKQAGWFAGVKGFMFGRPAGYSDTADFNFTDALSSALGDLDVPVLYDVDLGHVPPQLTFVNGALGKVAYENGCGSLETAFV; translated from the coding sequence ATGAATAATCGTTCCATCCGTTATCCGCAACCACTCGCGCAAGGGGACATGATCGGTGTAGCAGCACCCTCCAGCGGTGTAGGCGAATCCCTGCACCATTACCTTGAGGAGAGCAAACGCAACATGGTGCGCCTTGGTTTTGGCGTGATGGAAAGCCCGTCGCTCCGCCACAATACCAAATGTGTGAGTGCCTCCAAAGAAGAACGCGCCGAAGAGATGAATGAATTTTTCCGCAATCCAACTATTCAAGCCATTATCCCTCCATGGGGCGGGGAGTTTCTCATGGATATCCTGCCACTGCTGGATTGGGAAGCTTTGAGAACATTGCCGCCCAAATGGGTCATGGGATATTCGGATATCAGCACGTTCCTGTTCGCATACACCCTGATCACCGGAACAGCATCAGCACATGGCACCAATTATGTTGATCTAAGATCAAACGCCCTCGATCCCGTGACTGCGCGCTGGATTGATGTGTTACAGACCAAATACGGCGGACAGATCACACAATCGTCTTCCACACATTATCAATCGGCATGGAAACCGGAATCTCCTGGATTTAACCTGGATACACCTTCGCGCTGGAAACAGCTCGACCACTCGGAAGATGCAGACACAGATGTGGTGTTCTCCGGTCGGCTGATCGGTGGCTGTATGGATACGATCACTAGTCTGATTGGTACGCCGTATGCACCCGTCCAATCGTATCTGGATCAGTACTGTGCAGACGAAGGAACGATCTGGTATCTGGAAAGCTGTGAGATGAATGCGGGGGATATCTACCGTCATCTGTGGCAGATGAAACAGGCTGGCTGGTTTGCAGGTGTGAAAGGTTTCATGTTTGGCCGACCTGCGGGTTATTCCGATACAGCCGATTTCAATTTTACTGATGCCCTATCCTCTGCACTTGGGGATCTGGATGTCCCTGTACTGTACGATGTGGATCTCGGCCATGTTCCGCCCCAGCTCACCTTTGTGAATGGAGCATTGGGCAAAGTCGCTTATGAAAATGGATGTGGGAGCCTTGAGACGGCGTTTGTGTAA
- a CDS encoding ankyrin repeat domain-containing protein — protein sequence MNHAEQINQLFQAAQAGDVANLQLLLASHPELTNTENQDGLTPLGYASHYGQAGAVRLLLEHGADANALSHSKISFIPSNTALHAALAGERSPEVIQLLLEHGASTSILDSDGQYALHSAAFHTDQIELIEMLLQHGADPNALNSAGQTALDISLERGNTSTASCLQAAVAAQ from the coding sequence ATGAATCATGCAGAACAGATTAATCAACTATTTCAGGCTGCACAGGCTGGAGATGTGGCCAACCTGCAATTATTGCTCGCTTCTCACCCGGAACTCACCAATACTGAAAATCAGGATGGGTTAACTCCGCTGGGATATGCATCTCATTATGGACAAGCAGGAGCAGTTCGTCTTCTTCTGGAGCATGGAGCGGATGCTAACGCCCTTTCTCATTCCAAGATTTCCTTTATTCCGTCCAATACTGCACTACATGCCGCGCTTGCGGGAGAACGTTCGCCAGAAGTTATCCAACTTTTACTCGAACATGGGGCATCCACGAGTATTCTGGACAGCGATGGACAATATGCGTTGCACTCGGCAGCATTCCATACGGATCAGATCGAACTTATCGAGATGTTACTTCAGCATGGAGCTGATCCAAACGCGCTGAACTCAGCTGGCCAGACCGCACTGGATATTTCACTTGAACGTGGTAACACGTCTACAGCTTCATGCTTGCAAGCAGCCGTTGCAGCGCAGTAG
- a CDS encoding DinB family protein: MCLLIQSAFKHIDVAVTSLIDICDQLSEEDLALTPIEGKRPVGELLAHLSVICRADVYISEGASEEEMAQFYVENQVHSLGEIKQALIDNQMYLYQRYRQFNTEELLHVTDSYWGASYSRLEWLLEIMGHVYHHRGQLYTMLTLTGKEPESVLFK, translated from the coding sequence GTGTGTCTGTTGATTCAATCTGCGTTCAAACATATTGACGTGGCTGTAACATCGTTAATTGATATATGTGATCAGCTGTCGGAAGAAGACTTGGCTTTGACTCCAATTGAAGGTAAACGGCCTGTTGGAGAGTTACTAGCTCATCTGTCTGTGATCTGCCGAGCGGATGTTTATATTTCCGAAGGTGCCTCGGAGGAAGAGATGGCTCAATTCTATGTAGAGAATCAGGTGCATTCTCTCGGTGAGATCAAGCAGGCTTTGATTGATAACCAGATGTATCTATACCAACGTTACAGGCAGTTTAACACGGAAGAGTTATTACATGTGACGGATTCGTACTGGGGAGCCTCCTATAGTCGGCTGGAGTGGTTACTTGAGATTATGGGGCATGTATATCATCACAGGGGACAATTGTATACGATGCTGACCCTGACGGGTAAAGAACCTGAATCAGTTCTTTTTAAATAG
- a CDS encoding ammonium transporter: protein MTLETLSTGIDTVWVVLSAAMILLMEGGFALLEAGFVRYKNSVNIIMKVFADITIGTLLFYAIGFGLMYGSDVGGFAGVTGFFLNGDLSHLDVPVSLETFWLFQAAFTIAVISIVSGAVAERINFRAYLLYIILMTAIIYPIGGHWAWGGGWLSQLGMQDFAGSAVIHALGGFSALAAAIIIGPRKGKYTPLGVSAIALPSNLPLASVGAFLLWFGWFGFNAGSTLSATDVRIGHIAIVTMLSAASGGAATLLYTLFRFNRSDAPSVINGSLAGLVGITAGCAFVGDVAAIFIGAVSGLLMMAATNWLDRRQIDDPVGAFPVHAVSGMWGTIAVGLFATDGGLFMGGGWRLLGVQALGLTALVIWGFAMTWIGLKLISKIVPVRSTEEEEDLGLDISYHGVMAAHQAHEFLDGEEHMRAYQEKSSDPNR, encoded by the coding sequence ATGACTTTGGAGACGTTAAGCACCGGGATTGATACGGTCTGGGTCGTACTGAGTGCAGCGATGATTTTATTGATGGAGGGTGGATTCGCCCTGCTCGAGGCTGGCTTTGTGCGTTATAAAAATAGTGTGAACATTATTATGAAGGTTTTTGCTGACATTACGATTGGGACGTTACTGTTCTATGCGATCGGTTTTGGACTGATGTATGGTTCGGACGTAGGTGGTTTTGCGGGAGTAACGGGATTTTTCCTGAATGGGGATTTGTCTCATCTGGACGTGCCGGTATCTCTGGAGACATTCTGGTTGTTCCAGGCGGCCTTTACCATTGCTGTTATTTCCATCGTTTCAGGAGCCGTAGCCGAGCGGATCAACTTCCGTGCCTACCTGTTGTATATCATATTGATGACGGCGATCATCTATCCAATTGGTGGACACTGGGCATGGGGCGGCGGCTGGCTTAGTCAGCTGGGGATGCAGGACTTTGCCGGTTCGGCTGTCATCCATGCGCTCGGCGGATTCTCGGCACTGGCGGCTGCGATTATCATTGGTCCGCGTAAAGGGAAGTACACACCACTTGGCGTAAGTGCTATTGCACTTCCGAGCAATCTGCCACTGGCATCTGTGGGTGCATTTTTGTTATGGTTCGGCTGGTTTGGCTTCAATGCGGGTAGTACACTCAGCGCCACGGATGTAAGAATTGGTCACATTGCGATTGTTACGATGTTATCCGCGGCCTCAGGTGGTGCAGCTACGTTGCTGTACACGTTATTCCGCTTCAATCGTTCTGATGCACCCTCGGTCATTAACGGTTCGCTTGCAGGACTGGTCGGAATTACAGCAGGCTGTGCTTTTGTTGGCGATGTAGCAGCGATATTCATTGGGGCAGTCTCCGGCTTATTGATGATGGCAGCCACCAACTGGCTGGACCGTCGGCAGATTGATGATCCAGTTGGTGCTTTCCCGGTGCATGCCGTATCAGGAATGTGGGGCACGATTGCTGTAGGTCTGTTTGCCACGGATGGTGGATTATTCATGGGTGGCGGCTGGAGGTTGCTGGGGGTTCAGGCACTTGGCCTTACAGCACTGGTCATCTGGGGATTCGCCATGACCTGGATCGGGTTAAAGTTGATTAGCAAAATTGTGCCTGTACGTTCGACAGAAGAAGAGGAAGATCTGGGTCTGGATATCAGCTATCATGGTGTGATGGCAGCCCATCAGGCCCATGAATTCCTGGACGGTGAGGAGCATATGCGTGCTTACCAGGAAAAGTCTTCTGATCCAAATCGTTAA
- a CDS encoding sigma-70 family RNA polymerase sigma factor, translated as MTPTQLTIAAQKGDAEAFAALMELHQSQLYRIAYAYLHDEGDALEAIQESTFRAFHKLKKLKEPSYFGTWLIRILLNYCADERKRKNRFSPVTKIHESSSWDRPADPDLDAAVSTLDRDCKQIIILSYFEGFSLTEVADILDIPIGTVKSRLHRALGQLRNQLETKGDASS; from the coding sequence GTGACCCCTACTCAGCTCACCATCGCCGCACAAAAAGGGGATGCCGAGGCTTTTGCAGCCCTAATGGAATTACATCAGAGCCAACTGTACCGTATCGCCTATGCCTACCTGCATGACGAAGGTGATGCGCTCGAAGCGATTCAGGAATCAACATTCAGGGCGTTCCATAAACTCAAAAAATTAAAAGAGCCCTCCTACTTTGGCACTTGGCTCATCCGCATTCTGCTCAACTACTGTGCAGACGAACGCAAACGCAAAAATCGGTTCAGTCCCGTCACCAAGATTCATGAATCCAGCAGTTGGGATCGTCCTGCGGACCCCGATCTTGACGCCGCCGTCTCCACCCTTGACCGAGATTGCAAACAGATTATTATTCTGAGTTATTTCGAAGGTTTCTCTTTAACTGAAGTTGCCGATATTCTCGACATCCCGATCGGAACCGTAAAATCCCGATTACATCGGGCACTCGGACAACTCCGGAATCAACTTGAAACGAAAGGAGATGCATCCTCATGA
- a CDS encoding DUF2569 family protein, giving the protein MEGQYSNSDADTDINALQPKTGVRPERPGISGLGGWLILIQISLWLALVFLISDVSQVNVIMDPARWEVGRGVDPQIYTEMVRPLLWFGFISSIILLMIVIVNLILLYKRKRQFPRMMMVMYGMNVIISIVTWILIARNEIPREQHVLDATSAFHLIVRSILVCSIFIPYFLRSVRVKNTFVK; this is encoded by the coding sequence ATGGAAGGTCAATACAGTAACTCGGATGCAGATACGGATATAAACGCACTGCAACCCAAAACTGGTGTCAGACCGGAACGGCCTGGTATCTCCGGATTAGGTGGATGGCTTATTTTAATCCAGATCAGTCTTTGGCTTGCCCTGGTGTTTCTCATCTCGGATGTATCGCAGGTGAATGTCATCATGGACCCTGCCAGATGGGAAGTCGGTCGTGGTGTCGATCCTCAGATCTACACGGAGATGGTTCGTCCACTTCTGTGGTTTGGCTTCATAAGCAGTATCATTCTATTGATGATCGTTATTGTGAATCTCATTCTTTTATATAAACGGAAGAGACAGTTTCCACGTATGATGATGGTGATGTACGGGATGAATGTGATCATAAGCATCGTGACCTGGATTCTGATTGCGCGAAATGAAATCCCAAGAGAACAGCATGTGCTTGATGCAACTTCGGCTTTTCATCTGATCGTACGATCCATTCTGGTGTGTAGTATCTTCATTCCGTATTTCCTGAGGTCGGTACGTGTGAAGAATACGTTTGTGAAGTAA
- a CDS encoding DUF4179 domain-containing protein, with protein sequence MTDEQQSFDALEERLNARKTEYETIPVPDAAYQAVQSGIRQAARKRKSRLRWYMSSISAAALILLFTGCIRVSPAFASFVEQLPGMEGIVSMIRQDKGLMMAIDQSLLQKVGVTDEHDGASVTVEGIITDESRMVIFYTMKGMKDPEKFNYDIDLLDENGKNLPVAFSYFSPKPASESGVYEDKIDVSFTESLPPQELTIIFKERGKKTNNKWKITFPVDHSLTKDMKKIIPVNQTMTVDGQHIHVKQAVLYPTRLVLDIEYDRNNTKKIFGIRDLHLVDEQGRAWRTDSSSIGGSGNSVFFESMYFSTPKKLTLQGSGLSAVDKEELVISIDPSSGEIQGGPSSLKLLQSTVQGKNLILEFSIADAQNATSGLSFTNIEDSKGNPFDINEVSWSPSVFEARVVIKNGAAAKGDLTMEIFSYPDQIRAPFSIEIPVTP encoded by the coding sequence ATGACGGATGAACAACAATCATTTGACGCATTGGAAGAACGTCTGAATGCTCGCAAGACGGAGTACGAAACCATACCTGTGCCCGATGCCGCCTATCAGGCTGTGCAGTCCGGAATCCGCCAGGCTGCTCGTAAGCGAAAGTCCCGGTTGCGCTGGTATATGAGTTCCATCTCGGCAGCTGCCCTCATCCTGCTGTTTACGGGATGTATCCGTGTCTCTCCCGCTTTTGCGTCCTTCGTGGAGCAATTGCCTGGCATGGAAGGCATTGTTAGCATGATTCGCCAGGACAAAGGATTAATGATGGCGATTGATCAGTCCCTCTTGCAGAAGGTCGGCGTCACCGACGAACATGATGGTGCTTCCGTGACCGTTGAAGGTATTATCACAGACGAGTCACGCATGGTTATTTTTTACACGATGAAAGGCATGAAAGATCCCGAGAAATTCAACTATGATATCGATTTGCTTGATGAGAACGGTAAAAATCTGCCTGTTGCGTTTAGTTATTTTTCACCTAAACCGGCTTCAGAAAGTGGTGTTTATGAGGATAAAATCGATGTCTCATTCACCGAATCTTTACCGCCACAAGAGCTAACCATTATATTTAAAGAACGAGGTAAGAAAACGAATAATAAGTGGAAAATCACCTTCCCAGTGGATCACAGCTTAACGAAAGACATGAAAAAAATCATCCCCGTAAACCAAACTATGACCGTGGACGGGCAGCATATTCATGTGAAACAGGCCGTTCTGTATCCCACTCGTCTTGTACTTGATATCGAATATGATCGGAACAACACCAAAAAAATCTTTGGCATTCGTGATCTGCACTTGGTAGATGAGCAAGGCCGAGCATGGAGAACCGATTCATCTTCCATCGGAGGCTCTGGAAATTCCGTCTTTTTCGAAAGCATGTACTTTTCCACTCCGAAAAAACTGACTTTGCAAGGATCTGGCCTTTCAGCAGTGGATAAGGAGGAACTGGTTATCAGTATCGATCCCTCTTCAGGTGAAATACAAGGCGGCCCATCGAGTTTGAAATTGCTGCAAAGCACGGTCCAGGGCAAAAATCTGATCCTCGAGTTTTCAATTGCAGATGCTCAAAATGCTACATCAGGGCTATCATTTACCAATATTGAGGACAGTAAAGGAAACCCCTTCGACATTAATGAAGTAAGCTGGAGCCCTTCCGTCTTTGAAGCAAGAGTTGTCATTAAAAATGGAGCCGCAGCCAAAGGAGATCTGACAATGGAAATATTCTCTTACCCTGATCAAATTCGTGCACCGTTCTCTATTGAAATTCCTGTGACTCCCTAA
- a CDS encoding GNAT family N-acetyltransferase, whose translation MKLEDVQIEYARLEDLPRIVEIYNSTIEGRMATADLEPVTVEKRVPWFEEHSPDHRPLWVMKQAGNVVAWASLSSFYGRPAYNGTVEVSVYVDQQCRGIGAGGRLLETVFAACPALGITTILGFVFGHNEPSLGLLRKHGFEQWGYYPEVAVLDGMNRDLAILGKKI comes from the coding sequence ATGAAACTGGAAGATGTGCAGATTGAATATGCGCGCCTGGAGGACTTGCCAAGGATTGTGGAAATTTATAATTCTACCATTGAGGGCCGTATGGCAACAGCGGATTTGGAACCGGTGACAGTGGAGAAACGTGTTCCGTGGTTCGAAGAGCATTCACCGGATCATCGTCCGCTTTGGGTGATGAAGCAGGCAGGGAATGTGGTAGCTTGGGCAAGTCTCAGCTCGTTCTATGGACGACCTGCGTATAATGGAACGGTGGAAGTTAGTGTATACGTGGATCAGCAATGTCGCGGAATTGGGGCCGGTGGACGTCTGCTCGAAACCGTATTTGCGGCGTGTCCTGCACTGGGCATTACGACCATTCTTGGATTTGTCTTTGGGCATAATGAACCGAGTCTGGGATTATTGCGCAAGCATGGTTTTGAACAGTGGGGATATTATCCCGAAGTGGCCGTGTTGGATGGTATGAATAGAGATCTGGCGATTTTGGGAAAAAAAATATAA
- a CDS encoding threonine/serine exporter family protein, which yields MIGSNPTEQSRVIAICLLAGKIMLQSGGETYRVEDTMKRMAAALGLPHSHSYVVPTGIFFSVDATEPAKLIRISERTTDLDKVSEVNAVSRRIGQGELSAQEAHELLVQIEGKPSSYSTAVQLTAAALSSGCFTIMFGGGWSDFLPALICGGIGYAAVIAFHRLVRVKFFAELTASFVIGMLAFFLIYMGVGHERDKIIIGSVMPLVPGLLITNAVRDLMAGHLVSGLSKGAEAFLTAFAIGTGIAVVFSLFM from the coding sequence ATGATTGGCAGCAACCCTACTGAACAATCCCGCGTGATTGCCATCTGTCTACTCGCAGGCAAAATCATGCTGCAAAGCGGTGGTGAAACCTACCGTGTGGAAGATACGATGAAACGTATGGCCGCTGCGCTCGGTTTACCCCATTCACACAGTTACGTTGTGCCTACAGGCATCTTCTTCTCTGTTGATGCAACCGAACCCGCCAAGCTGATTCGTATCTCCGAGCGTACAACGGATCTGGACAAGGTATCCGAGGTGAATGCGGTCTCCCGCCGCATCGGACAAGGTGAGCTATCCGCGCAGGAAGCCCATGAACTGTTGGTGCAGATCGAAGGTAAGCCCTCCTCCTATTCAACGGCTGTGCAGCTTACGGCCGCAGCGTTATCCAGTGGTTGTTTTACCATTATGTTTGGCGGGGGCTGGAGCGACTTTCTTCCGGCGCTAATCTGCGGGGGTATAGGTTATGCAGCCGTTATTGCCTTTCACCGGTTGGTGCGGGTCAAATTCTTTGCCGAGCTTACGGCATCCTTTGTCATTGGCATGCTCGCTTTTTTCCTCATCTACATGGGAGTAGGTCATGAACGGGACAAAATCATCATTGGTTCGGTTATGCCGCTGGTTCCGGGGCTACTGATTACCAATGCTGTACGCGACTTGATGGCTGGGCACCTCGTATCCGGATTATCCAAGGGAGCCGAGGCATTTCTCACTGCTTTTGCCATAGGTACCGGCATTGCAGTTGTATTTTCACTTTTTATGTAA
- a CDS encoding NUDIX domain-containing protein, with translation MGVGAVILNERGEVLLAWRNRQPEQHTWSIPGGKVDPYETLETAVIREIKEEVNLDIAIDSLLCTAETIQPQQKEHWISVLYSTKVIGGHARNLEEGGAIGEIGWFPLNDLPSPLACFAVPGLEAVKKLYNQN, from the coding sequence ATCGGCGTAGGTGCGGTCATCCTCAATGAACGGGGCGAAGTGCTTCTTGCCTGGCGGAATCGTCAGCCCGAGCAGCACACCTGGAGTATTCCCGGCGGGAAAGTCGATCCCTACGAAACACTGGAAACCGCCGTTATCCGTGAAATCAAGGAAGAAGTGAATCTGGATATTGCCATTGACAGTCTGCTTTGCACAGCGGAGACGATCCAGCCACAACAGAAGGAACATTGGATATCCGTGCTCTATTCCACCAAGGTGATTGGCGGCCATGCTCGTAATCTGGAAGAAGGCGGAGCCATTGGTGAGATCGGCTGGTTCCCATTGAATGATCTGCCTTCTCCACTCGCCTGCTTTGCCGTGCCTGGGCTGGAAGCTGTGAAGAAGTTATACAACCAGAATTAA
- a CDS encoding threonine/serine exporter family protein, producing the protein MLHFIEQALTSFVASAAFGIIFNAPRRMLLHGGFVGMIGWIIYIVLEYAADAVPATLAATIAVGVISQVFSRMFRAPVIIFSVAGIIPLVPGGLAYNAMRSFVQNDYSAAMEMAAKALMLSGAIAVGLVLSEVLNQMIRRIPASLRTKSSSK; encoded by the coding sequence ATGCTCCATTTTATTGAACAAGCTTTAACCAGTTTTGTCGCTTCAGCCGCGTTTGGAATCATCTTCAACGCACCACGGCGCATGCTGCTCCACGGTGGATTTGTCGGCATGATCGGCTGGATCATCTATATCGTACTTGAATATGCAGCGGATGCGGTACCTGCTACACTTGCAGCAACCATAGCCGTAGGTGTCATTAGCCAGGTATTCTCTCGCATGTTTCGCGCACCCGTTATCATCTTTAGCGTCGCAGGCATCATCCCTCTGGTTCCTGGTGGACTGGCGTATAATGCGATGCGAAGTTTTGTGCAAAATGACTACAGTGCCGCTATGGAGATGGCCGCCAAGGCACTCATGTTATCCGGCGCTATTGCCGTAGGCCTTGTGCTGTCCGAGGTATTAAACCAGATGATACGCCGAATTCCCGCCTCACTGCGGACAAAATCATCATCGAAATGA
- a CDS encoding YwqG family protein encodes MIKPEQCERLTRKARKTLEEYGLGVAADLLLSSSRWGIRLDVSTLDEYRRTGNSRVGGHPDLPSGMEWPVTQEGVPMTFLAQLNLVDLSPYTPNDGRGTLPERGMLYFFVGTDESASPIEHRVIFEPSSHNLIRRESEGDTALDGAPFVAHSVTVLPNLEFPTYAYIDANALNELSPPRLENDEAEAEVSLYDRYLEFESSWNHPSTLNWGGMFGYPDGQHPDAEHRALLQIALGEEYDYNEQACEKKLTKYYGGDEDRTWQELSDTLLLLKIDTHDAIGFQWWDCGELQFFIRKSDLEAERFEQTYCSLYSS; translated from the coding sequence ATGATTAAGCCAGAACAATGTGAACGTCTGACCAGAAAAGCCCGTAAAACACTTGAGGAATATGGTTTGGGAGTTGCTGCCGATCTGCTGTTGTCCTCAAGCCGCTGGGGAATTCGCCTCGATGTATCCACACTGGACGAATATCGCAGGACAGGAAACTCACGTGTAGGTGGACATCCGGATTTGCCGAGTGGCATGGAGTGGCCCGTAACACAAGAAGGAGTTCCGATGACTTTCCTAGCCCAGTTGAACCTGGTGGATCTGTCGCCGTATACGCCGAATGATGGGCGCGGGACTTTGCCTGAACGCGGAATGTTATACTTTTTCGTTGGCACGGATGAATCTGCTAGTCCCATTGAACATCGTGTGATTTTTGAGCCGAGTTCTCATAACCTGATAAGGCGAGAGTCAGAAGGTGATACTGCGCTGGATGGAGCACCGTTTGTTGCACATTCGGTGACCGTGCTACCTAATCTTGAGTTTCCTACATATGCATATATTGACGCCAACGCGCTGAATGAGCTATCGCCGCCGAGGCTCGAGAACGATGAGGCCGAAGCGGAAGTGAGTTTGTATGACCGTTATCTTGAATTCGAGTCGAGTTGGAATCATCCAAGTACGCTGAATTGGGGGGGGATGTTTGGATATCCTGACGGGCAGCATCCGGATGCCGAGCATCGTGCCTTGTTACAGATCGCACTGGGAGAAGAGTACGATTATAATGAGCAGGCGTGTGAGAAGAAGCTGACCAAGTATTACGGCGGAGATGAGGATCGGACATGGCAGGAACTATCCGATACGCTGCTGCTGCTGAAGATAGATACACATGATGCTATTGGTTTCCAATGGTGGGATTGCGGGGAACTGCAATTTTTCATTCGCAAGTCTGACTTGGAGGCTGAACGATTCGAGCAAACGTATTGTTCGTTATACTCAAGTTGA
- a CDS encoding helix-turn-helix transcriptional regulator: MLEIPLPRPVPFILHESSSQFDWKGSGSLSLKTFRNGKTLYEAGRGHFAVTNENYLLLNEGQEYGLHIDSSTPVESFCIFFPPGYVEEIGRNLITSDLRLLDEPYRYLPSSKMEWVERTYAMNNRLGAALNQLHNFYSQDMLDSWAIAEQLHQLAVHMLDLHRNVQQEINELDMIRRSTREELYRRVYIGHEYISAYYDQPLTLEQTASAAQLSVNHFLRNYKKLFGTSPHRYLTECRLLAAKRLLLESDRSVTNICYDVGFESLGSFSSLFTRRFHSSPSQLRAKR; this comes from the coding sequence GTGTTGGAGATTCCTCTTCCTCGACCTGTACCCTTCATTCTGCATGAATCGAGTTCCCAATTCGATTGGAAAGGCAGCGGCTCGCTATCACTGAAAACATTCCGTAACGGAAAAACGCTCTATGAAGCGGGACGCGGTCACTTCGCAGTCACTAATGAGAACTATCTGCTTCTGAATGAGGGCCAGGAATATGGTCTTCACATTGATTCATCTACGCCAGTTGAATCCTTCTGTATCTTCTTCCCTCCCGGTTATGTGGAAGAGATCGGTCGGAATCTGATTACCAGTGATCTTCGGCTACTTGATGAGCCGTATCGTTATTTACCCTCAAGCAAGATGGAGTGGGTAGAACGTACATACGCGATGAATAATCGGCTTGGCGCAGCCCTGAATCAGTTGCATAATTTCTACAGTCAAGACATGCTGGATTCCTGGGCAATAGCGGAGCAGCTTCATCAGCTTGCTGTTCACATGCTGGATCTACACCGTAACGTTCAGCAAGAGATCAACGAACTGGATATGATCAGACGTTCAACCCGAGAAGAGTTGTATCGAAGAGTGTATATCGGGCATGAGTATATCTCCGCCTACTATGATCAGCCGTTAACGCTAGAACAGACAGCATCGGCTGCACAACTATCCGTGAATCATTTTCTACGCAATTATAAAAAGTTGTTTGGTACTTCACCCCATCGTTATCTGACTGAATGCAGACTATTGGCTGCGAAGCGGCTTTTGCTAGAATCGGACAGGTCTGTCACCAATATCTGTTATGATGTGGGCTTCGAAAGCCTCGGTTCGTTCAGTTCATTATTCACTAGACGCTTCCATAGCTCTCCTTCCCAGCTGCGGGCAAAAAGGTGA
- a CDS encoding DinB family protein — protein MFTRNDDIRNQIWEAVSGLEEEQLNRKPSPEQWSIMQVLRHLNLMENVIGKQARLALEKEQTVAVDKKPYELSVDRSRSVEAPPHLQPPAAPEALADVRNDLDESHKVLNNFALDHDPDLLRSKSFPHPVFGEMDLTQWIDFTSYHEERHLGQIQEIKQQLGV, from the coding sequence ATGTTTACTCGTAATGACGATATACGCAACCAAATCTGGGAAGCTGTCTCGGGACTCGAAGAAGAACAATTGAACCGAAAACCTTCACCCGAACAGTGGAGTATTATGCAAGTACTACGTCATCTGAACCTGATGGAGAATGTAATTGGAAAACAAGCTCGCCTTGCACTAGAGAAGGAACAGACGGTGGCTGTGGACAAAAAACCATATGAATTATCGGTGGACCGCAGCCGCTCCGTCGAAGCACCACCTCATCTTCAGCCTCCAGCTGCGCCTGAAGCACTCGCAGACGTACGCAATGATCTGGACGAATCTCATAAAGTGTTAAATAACTTTGCATTGGATCATGATCCTGACCTGCTGCGCAGCAAGTCCTTTCCTCATCCCGTATTTGGTGAGATGGATCTAACCCAATGGATTGACTTTACAAGTTATCATGAGGAGCGTCATCTGGGACAGATTCAAGAGATCAAACAGCAGCTTGGCGTGTAA